The genomic interval TTCAtgcttataaatatatttttaactttaatgaggtcttttttttgttttgagatgacaatttttgtgactttttttcttttaatattttgacttaaatgtttaaatgtttatttttctttttgaattatatttttaggatGTGTTTTgggtgaataaaaaaaaaaaaaaaagccttacgcCGCTGATGGCCCCGGGGCcacatgtttgacacccctgcgcAAACATCGACAGTCAGTTTGACAGAGCGCGACCGTGTCGTGTGCTCTCAAGAGGTCGCGGTGGTGTCATGTCGTTCTGTGAGCTCAGCCCGGATTAAGGAGGAGTGCATGAAAGCGAGTTAAATGTGAAGCCCGAAGGAAGTAGAAACATTGCGTGGGTTGCGGGGGAAAGAAAGTCCCTGACTGAGAAAGTGAGAGTGTACCAAGGTGCAGGATGAAGAGGCAAAAAGGAGGAAGCCGTAGGAGATAAATCACGGCACATAACAATACACCCGAGTGTCGGACGGCTTGTTCGGGAGGAGCACACGGGGAAGATGAGGGGCgagatgagtgttttttttttttttgggggggggggggctgcagaaGAGAAAGATAAAGGCTACGAGGAACACACAAAAGTCCACTTggtgtcagtaactgttacatttgttcacttcctgctttcctaatatagttatgttttttttatttatttttttttgttcaatattttgttttttattttattttatttttgtcacgtaccaaagtaggaggtgatatgagcatccaatgacataatgggtacaatagtaaccgtcaatataatcagtaactgttacatttgttcacttcctgctttcctaatatagttatgttttttttatttatttattttttgttcaatattttgttttttattttatttttgtcacgtaccaaagtacgaggtgatatgaccatacaatgacataatgggtaccatagtaaccgtcaatataatcagtaactgttacatttgttcacttcctgctttcctaatatagtttacttgAAGCCACCTAAAGAAGACAAAAACTCAGAATGTTTGGTCAGGAATTTGGATTCAGGAATAAGAAAAACCTGAATTTCATTCTCATAGGGTCAATGCATatctctgggggggggggggttgccatggtgactgcACACCCTATAAGGTAGATGAGATATAAGGACGCAACACCCTGAAGGAAATCTCAATTTAGcgctttttcaaaaatgtatgaattcaTGTTTAGTCTTTCGTGGTGGACTACGGTCTACTATTAGTCCAGAAATACTGGACTACATGTCATACATAGTATTTAGTATCTAGCTGTCAGTattgttacactgatgagacattaccttagattatattaccttaacaccACATGTAGGTATGTCCAATAGGACTCTCCTCctattgtgtgtggaagtggtacatcgtagcttcttattttttttccccccacagtttggaggctaattagttagcttggtagcctTCACATTAGAGTTGACAATTTGGTGTAGACTAGTGATTGGCGATTACGTATTTCCTGtctgtattaatattatgattataaaaacactttatttaagTAATATTATAATGCATAATAATTATGTTCCACACATTATAAATTACAAGCATAGGAAAATAGTCAATAagttttgaaaaatgtaattttgtaaaGTAACGTCAtataagtgtacctaatgaagtggctagCGAGTGTACTGGATTTATAGTGTTTCTGGTTGTGTTTATCTcgaagctggggggggggggctcaatgAGGAGATAACGTAacctaaaaaaatgcaaacttgACTTCCTAAGACTTCTATCTCACCCTTCGCTGAGGGCCTTGCTCTTCTCCAGGTCATGAATGACGTTGAGGAGCACCTTGATCTTCTCCTGATTGGACACCAGGTTCTCCTCCACACTCTGCAACTTGTTCTCCAGGCCGCGGGGGGCTCCCGCAGCCCCCGTCAGTAGTCCCGCCGGAGCGCCGTTGCATTGCGCCGTCTTGTGAGTCTTACAAGGCGGCGTGTGCTCGTCTAAGGATTTGCTCTTCTGTTTTGTGTAGTTCTTCAGTCTGGTGTCTTTGGAGGACTTTGGCGCGGGACTGCGTGCCGTCTCTTGGCTGTTTGTGCGGTGAGCTACGAGGCCGGACGGTTTGGAGGAAGTACATTTGGGGGAGTTTTTTGCCGGGAGCGCCGGCGGGCTGCTACATGTTGTCGGATCGGAAGGGTCTGGAGGTTTGAGGTTTGCGGGCTGGTTTTTATCGGGTTTGGGTTTGTGTGTGGAAAGTTCTTCTGTTGTCGTCGTTGTTGTCGTCGGCGTCCTGctcgggtgtgtgtgtgtcgtttgCGTGGCCGAGTCCTTGCAGTGTGTGAACTCGGCAGAACGCGGCCTCGCCTGCTGATGCTTTGTCTTCTTCTGAGGAGGTGCCGCGCCCGTTTTTGGTATTGTGTGGGCCAACTGCGGGATTTGACTGTTTTTCACCGATGTCTCCGGGTTTTTGCCGTCTAACGTATAGTCCTTTTTGGAGTGGTTCTGGACCGCACCCTGCTTCCACACCGGGTGGGGTAAAGTCTGGCTGGATGATATCGGGGGTGCAGGCCTCCTCCGACAGGCGCCCGTGCACTGGGTGAGCTGCGATCGCCGCCGTCCGCACGTTCCGCAAAGCTGCGGCGAGGAGGCGGTGACCATGCGACAGGGCCGAGGCGGCGTAGCGTGGACGGTCGTGGAAACGTTCCCCGTTTTCACCGCCGCACGGTGTCGCTCCCCACGTAGAGATTGAACTCTTCTCTTCTCTTGGGTTTCATCCTTGACGTCCGGGGCTTCGCTGCAGACCCCCCCCAGCATGTCCGAGCCCACCACGCTGCCATTCGTGTACCTCGATAGCCTTTTCCCGCTCGATTCCTTCGAATTTGTCCGTATCGCTTTTATCTGGCAGTAAACGCCGCCGCCGGAACCTTGTGACCCCATGTCATCCTGCGTCAGGTTGTTGATTTCGTTCTGAGACGTCTCCTTGGAGAGCAGAAGACCGTTGCTGTCACTGGAGATCACTCCCCCCGCCTCCGTTGCGCTCGTTGCCGCGGCGACGGCGGCGAGGACTCGCTTTGGGTTGCCCGCTTGCCCGACGTGTCTTTTGATGCACGGGAGAGTCCGCAATCCCGGAGACGTCTGCACCCCGACGCTGCACAGCTGACCCCATCGCCCCACCGCCAGTGGAACCCCCAGTGCGGGCACCGGATTAGTCGGGTTGGCCACCCTCCTGCCCATGCTCCCCGGCGGGTCGGCTCAGCCCCCTGAGGAGCTGAAGGGGTACGGGTCAACCTGGGACATCTGTCGGAGTCAGCGGGATTACATCCGGTGGAATGTGTCCGTGAAGTCGGAATACCGCAGCTTGGGACTCAATAGCCAATACGGATCCCAGCGCTCATCGCTTCTCCGGGAATGATCCCATTAGTAGTTAGCGACTTGTCCCGGTTTCTGACCAACGGCCCGCAGATGATGACTTGGCTCCACGCTTTGCATCTGTGGAGACAAAAAGAGAGCGAATAAACCACCGGACCGAAAATGGAGATGCAGACCAGATGCTGACACCATCTGAAAGCCTCCAGCGTGGCCTCGGTGCCCGCTGGGGCCCTGATCAATAAAACTCCATCAAGCTCTTATTAGATCAGCGGGCGGGTGGCGCACACAGATCGTAGTCTCCTGCAGGAACTGAATAGACTCCAGATATTTTCAAACTAATGGCGTACGTCTCCGTGGAGCGGAGTAGATCACATGTTGAACTCCCACACACCGCGGGGGGGGCGACGCGGTGGCTTAGTCGGGCTGCCGGCACATTTAACTGAAGGAATATTGATCCCATTTCTACGGATGTTTCCTCAAGTCTTTGTTTGCTGTTTCTTTCATCTCCATCCGCTGCGGCCTTGCAACCCTTGTTGCAAAGTATTGATTGCTTTTTGCTATTGATCAGTTATGCATTCgttggccacttcattaggtacgtCTGCACAATGTTTGACGGTAATAAATAACATTAGTTATCATTCAAAACATCAACCAGATCATATCGGGACTGCTAACAAGCGCATTTAAATCCCATGCATTTATAGCCACTTATAGGTGCTACAATTTcagtatgtattatgtattatgaatacataatttgtttttttatggtaagtgaaaaacattttatagcATTAGTGCAGGGGTAaagagcttgtgtgtgtgtgtgtgcggctaATAgtaattttgctttatttaagctttatttagttttatgatACACATCTTGTTATACTTCTTTGAccgttaaaatgttaaaaaaattaattcacagTTGTCCTTTGCTACTTCCTCACTCTATCGtggtttttttcataattttttaatactccggtttcctcccacattccaaaaacatgctaggttaattagcgactccaaattgtccataggtatgaatgtgagtgtgaatggttgtttgtctatatgtgccctgtgattggctgacccccgcctctcgcccaaagacagctgggataggctccagcaccccctgcgaccctcgtgatgaaaagcggtagaaaatgaatgaattttttaataCATGATTTCCGTTTTGGGGTTGACTATGGCATATTGTTAGTCCAAAATATAAAAGATGTCGGCGGAAATACACTTATCGCGGTCGGCTCTGGAACCAATCACCCACGACAAACGACGGACAAAGAACGACTGTACTTTATATAAATTTTCGGTAAAAATGTTTGAACTTGTTACACCTCCAAcgttttgctttgctttggatTTTCGAGCGTGCTCGGATGTGATAAAACGGCGCCAACAAAGAGTGTTTTAAAGAGTTGATGCCGTGTCACATCCACAACTCAAAGGTGTCACTCATGACAAACGCAACTCCGGAATGTCGCATCCTGGCGTGAGTCGGGATCAGTCAAAGGCTCCCAACTTCAGTGACGTTGCCGCCGTGTCTATAAATATCTCGACGGTGCGCTTATGGCTACGTGGCTCAGGGACCGCGGCGTCGCCTTGTCATAATTAACACACTTTAGGAAGGTCGCCATGGTAACCTTGGCTCCGGAATACCCCAACGGGTCTTGACCTCTTATTTACTCGTCACACCACGCCATCAGACGGAAGAGAAGAGGAAAACAAATTGCTGATAGTGGTTTTTCCCGATCCAGCCAGACAATGTTTACGTATGCGATTATGAGAGTGCTGACAACAGATGTGCCTGCATATTTTACAGCGTGCGCGGTGCGCGGTGCGCTGTGTGCGGTGCGCTGTTTGCTGTGGGATTCAGACGGAGTCAATTGAAGGCAAACTCTCTCTTCATCTAATTTCCCATGTTTTGTTTCTCCGAGCGAAAGCGGCGCTAGATACAAAAATCAGCAGCTGttgaaatacaaatgaatatatGTCAACACAATCGTTTGTTTGGACTTGCTACAGTGCAGCTAAAATCGTATGGGCGTTCAGGCCACAATATTAGGCACACTTGCGCAATCTTTTCGGCTGCGGTACAGAAAATGCCATGTGGATCCAAACGGATCTGATTGCCTTTTTTAGCATCCGGTCTAGACGCTGGTTACATTTAacctgtgcatgacaagttttgcacggCTTATATCGAAGTgtcaaaagtgtgtttttttgttttttttggggggggggggggttgcgaaTATTGGACCGAAATCAATATCGGATCAGAACATCCATAGTCTGTAGCCTACTGTTGTCAAACGTCTGTGCCACCACGGCAAacctgtgcatgacaagttttgcacggCTTATATCGAAGTgtcaaaagtgtgtttttttggggggggttgcaAATATTGGACCGAAATCAATATCGGATCAGAACATCCATAGTCTGTAGCCTACTGTTGTCAAACATCTGTGCCACCACGGCAAACCTGTGCATGGCAAGTTTTGCACGGCTTATATCGAAGtgtcaaaagtgtttttttttggggggggttgcaAATATTGGATCGAAATCAATATCGGATCAGAACATCCATAGTCTGTAGCCTACTGTTGTCAAACGTCTGTGCCACCACGGCAAACCTGTGCATGGCAAGTTTTGCACGGCTTATATCGAAGTgtcaaaagtgtgttttttttgggggggggttgcgaATATTGGACCGAAATCAATATCGGATCAGAACATCCATAGTCTGTAGCCTACTGTTGTCAAACGTCTGTGCCACCACGGCAAacctgtgcatgacaagttttgcacggtgtcaaaagtgtgttttttttgggggggtgcgAATATTGGACCGAAATCAATATCGGATCAGAACATCCATAGTCTTTAGCCTACTGTTGTCAAACGTCTGTGCCACCACCGCAAACCTGTGCATGGCAAGTTTTGCACGGCTTATATCAAAGtgtcaatttatttttatttttttgcggATATTGGTCTGAAATCAATATCGAATCAGAACATCCCTAGTTTGTAGCCTAGtgttgagattttgcactttattttacagcccttgaacacaccatagttgttGTGAGAGTGAAACTTCTATGACGTCTACACCAGGACTCCCATTTGAGTCCCATTTGACGATAAGTTCATTACACATAACCACGTGTCCTTTGGTTTAGCTAGCATAAATAAAAGAACACGTGAAGCTACGTtatcttgttttgttgtgttactAAGTTCTAACCTAAATCCAAAATAGGCGTCTGGTGTGAATTCAaggttatatttgtattttagtataATTAAGTAGCCAATTATATGCATGGGAATGTGTACTTTTGGACTCATTCCGTGGAATCATTAACTGCCtctatttttatctgtttatatatctttagaacgcacgtCTGCATTGATAACCGAGGCGTCAATGTGTTTGTGAGAAACTCGGTACTTTTGTGTGCATCGGTTCCGGATTAGAAGACACAAAGTGATTTTCTTCGTGCTGTGTTCAAGTGCAAGTTTTCCAACTAATTGAATTCCCGGCCATGCGAACAGATAAGGCGTTTGTCGCCGCTCGTGTTTTCCTGCTCATCGCTCGCTTTTCCACATTTGTGTCACGCCGTATTTCGATTGGCGCTCTGATCCTCTCATCTCTTAGTATTGCAACCGCATTGCCAATCTCCGACGGTGAAAAATGAGCACGAAGGGGGAGGGGATGGCGTTCTTGCCGGGGTGGGGCGAGCGATGATGACGAGGAGGTGACAAATGAGCAAAGCGGGTGTAACGGCACAGCGCAGGGAGGCGCAAAGACATGTTGAACGGGCGTAACATATGAATGCAAGGGGGATGGGACGGGATGGGAGTAATGTCCGCCTGTCAGACGGAGAGATGGGAAAACAATTTCTCCTCCCAAGTTGAAATCTCCAAAAGTGCTGGAAAGATTTGTTTAAAGAATAAATGACAACAGACAGGAGACGCTGGGATAAATAAAAGAATGCAAATATGCTGTAATCAATACGCACTGCAAGTATGCTCGGGCATCtgtcactacacacacacacacacacacacacacacacacacacatatacacacatacacacatactgtaaccTTTAAACACTACACAGAGTTTAGAAAGCGtctttttttacagaaatctgTTCTGCATGCTGTGAATTTAATTTGCCAGTTGTGCTGCTCAACAATTGTGCACAAAGCAGGCGCCCCCGAGGGCCtcgtgtgtgcgtttgtgtgtgtgtgtgtttgtgcgtgtatgtgtgtatataagaACATTTAGGAATGCATGTGCACACAGTCTTCTGTGCTAACCGCTCCTGCAAATCATGTCCCATGTCGTTTCAAGGTGAGGCTCGTTTTTCAACAGGCGATTGACGCCGTCCCTGCGTACGTGCGTGTGTACatgcgtacgtgtgtgtgtgtgtgtgtgtgtgatggagacTCGCATTAGTGC from Doryrhamphus excisus isolate RoL2022-K1 chromosome 23, RoL_Dexc_1.0, whole genome shotgun sequence carries:
- the LOC131110163 gene encoding INSYN2B protein, coding for MGRRVANPTNPVPALGVPLAVGRWGQLCSVGVQTSPGLRTLPCIKRHVGQAGNPKRVLAAVAAATSATEAGGVISSDSNGLLLSKETSQNEINNLTQDDMGSQGSGGGVYCQIKAIRTNSKESSGKRLSRYTNGSVVGSDMLGGVCSEAPDVKDETQEKRRVQSLRGERHRAAVKTGNVSTTVHATPPRPCRMVTASSPQLCGTCGRRRSQLTQCTGACRRRPAPPISSSQTLPHPVWKQGAVQNHSKKDYTLDGKNPETSVKNSQIPQLAHTIPKTGAAPPQKKTKHQQARPRSAEFTHCKDSATQTTHTHPSRTPTTTTTTTEELSTHKPKPDKNQPANLKPPDPSDPTTCSSPPALPAKNSPKCTSSKPSGLVAHRTNSQETARSPAPKSSKDTRLKNYTKQKSKSLDEHTPPCKTHKTAQCNGAPAGLLTGAAGAPRGLENKLQSVEENLVSNQEKIKVLLNVIHDLEKSKALSEGRSSYRTGQDINNCPTCQKTACIIYSVEHDFRLQEGRFQGVMESLEGEYDVPAPVPAKPPAATSQASRPSTKARVKKLRKKCFWWL